The following proteins are co-located in the Marinomonas profundi genome:
- a CDS encoding DUF3426 domain-containing protein encodes MANSLITRCPKCSTAFRVNDEVLSMAKGKVRCGQCFHIFNASEAAKQQTPASTPTQQEKQEKQPDSVNPTIHTETQALATTKPSSLDTIETDTEKRLAPAEEIVNPDWLHTLFDDEDLTPNNNSTPNNNSTPNNKDTRSTATVQRQDDPAPWELELAEVEEALKVTDRTLRDRTLRDTAQRDTTGYDKTHHHNTPTTGTIQPNISTTNRPPPPTKPAVAADSEPDYMVALHSLAQTAAEQTRPSDSKNQHSILEQLSAQQSLAPLMGEGENASQRTSGHPWLWFFASLLGLALLAGQVANHFFDEGSRSANFRSIYRTICTYSGCALPGFQDVTTIGIQHVRIQSHPNIPNSLLVNAIITNTSQFSQPMPKIALEFFDLNGAPVAARLFSPVDYLHKDFMDITYMPPNTPVHLVIPIQDPGARAVTHQLRAFPADTRSY; translated from the coding sequence ATGGCCAATAGCCTAATAACCCGTTGCCCAAAATGTTCAACTGCATTTCGAGTGAACGATGAAGTATTAAGCATGGCCAAGGGCAAAGTCAGATGTGGTCAATGTTTTCACATATTCAATGCCAGTGAAGCGGCAAAACAGCAAACACCAGCAAGCACACCCACACAGCAAGAAAAGCAAGAAAAGCAACCAGACAGTGTCAACCCAACAATCCATACGGAGACACAAGCCCTTGCGACAACCAAACCGTCTTCTCTTGATACCATAGAGACCGACACAGAAAAACGGCTTGCCCCAGCAGAAGAGATCGTCAACCCAGATTGGCTTCATACCTTGTTTGACGATGAAGACCTGACACCAAACAACAATTCCACCCCAAACAACAATTCCACTCCAAACAACAAAGACACCAGATCAACCGCTACAGTCCAAAGGCAAGATGACCCAGCCCCTTGGGAACTAGAGCTTGCCGAAGTAGAAGAAGCCCTTAAAGTCACCGACCGTACCCTTCGTGACCGTACCCTTCGTGACACGGCACAACGTGACACAACAGGCTACGATAAAACCCATCACCACAACACACCCACAACTGGCACGATTCAGCCAAACATCAGCACAACCAATCGCCCCCCGCCTCCAACCAAACCTGCTGTGGCAGCGGATAGCGAACCAGACTACATGGTCGCCCTGCATTCCTTAGCACAAACCGCAGCGGAACAAACCAGACCATCCGACAGTAAAAATCAACACAGCATTCTTGAGCAATTATCGGCCCAACAAAGCCTAGCGCCGTTAATGGGGGAAGGCGAAAACGCTTCGCAGCGCACCAGCGGTCACCCTTGGTTGTGGTTTTTTGCCTCTTTACTAGGGCTTGCTCTCTTGGCTGGCCAAGTTGCCAATCACTTTTTTGATGAAGGTAGCCGCTCAGCCAATTTCAGATCCATTTACCGAACAATATGCACCTACTCTGGCTGTGCCTTACCTGGCTTTCAGGACGTGACAACGATTGGCATTCAACACGTTCGAATACAGAGCCACCCAAACATACCCAATTCATTATTGGTTAACGCCATCATCACCAACACCAGCCAGTTTTCCCAACCCATGCCTAAAATTGCCTTGGAGTTTTTTGACTTAAATGGCGCCCCCGTTGCCGCACGACTCTTTTCACCCGTCGATTATTTGCACAAAGACTTCATGGATATCACCTATATGCCACCCAACACCCCCGTGCACTTGGTGATACCAATACAAGATCCCGGCGCTAGGGCAGTCACCCATCAGCTAAGAGCTTTCCCAGCGGATACTCGCTCATACTAG
- the prmA gene encoding 50S ribosomal protein L11 methyltransferase — protein MPWLQIRIHTTPDHVPAFEDTLLDCGALVVTFEDVHDDPVYEPDLNTTPLWKNTKVTGLFEADADIEHIRPVVEHKAESLGETDIDMKIEILEDKDWEREWMDNYHPIQFGERLWVCPSWRDVPDPNAVTLMLDPGLAFGTGTHPTTALCLQWLDSIDCQNKTIIDYGCGSGILGIAGLLLGANNMVGIDIDPQAVQATEANAQRNKIDPSRLEVKLPPYESDLQADIVVANILAGPLANLAPTISALVKKDGQLALSGILANQTQEVIEAYQEWFTIDSVTEKEEWVRIVGTKHA, from the coding sequence ATGCCTTGGCTTCAAATACGTATTCACACCACACCCGATCACGTCCCAGCTTTCGAAGATACGCTTCTTGACTGCGGTGCGCTGGTTGTCACTTTTGAAGACGTTCATGACGATCCCGTATACGAACCAGATCTTAATACCACGCCACTGTGGAAGAACACCAAAGTCACCGGGCTGTTTGAAGCCGATGCCGATATCGAACACATTCGCCCCGTCGTAGAACACAAAGCCGAGTCCCTTGGCGAAACCGATATCGATATGAAAATAGAGATACTCGAAGACAAAGACTGGGAAAGAGAATGGATGGACAATTATCATCCCATCCAATTTGGTGAGCGTCTTTGGGTTTGTCCTAGCTGGCGCGACGTCCCTGATCCGAATGCCGTCACCCTCATGCTCGATCCAGGGTTAGCCTTTGGCACAGGCACACACCCAACCACAGCATTGTGCTTACAATGGCTAGACAGCATTGATTGTCAGAACAAAACCATTATCGATTATGGCTGTGGCTCAGGCATTCTTGGCATCGCAGGCTTACTACTTGGTGCGAACAACATGGTGGGCATCGATATCGATCCACAAGCCGTGCAAGCCACCGAAGCGAACGCACAACGCAACAAGATCGACCCAAGTCGTTTAGAAGTAAAACTGCCACCCTACGAATCTGATCTACAAGCAGACATCGTTGTCGCCAACATTCTGGCAGGCCCTCTTGCCAACCTAGCACCGACTATTTCTGCCTTGGTGAAAAAAGACGGTCAACTGGCGCTGTCCGGCATATTGGCCAACCAAACCCAAGAAGTCATTGAGGCATATCAAGAATGGTTTACCATTGACTCGGTAACTGAAAAAGAAGAATGGGTTCGTATTGTCGGCACCAAGCACGCATAA
- the accC gene encoding acetyl-CoA carboxylase biotin carboxylase subunit: MLDKVLIANRGEIALRILRACKELGIKTVAVHSKIDRDLLHVRLADESICIGPNPSAQSYLNIPAIISAAELTDTSAIHPGYGFLAENADFAEQVENSGFVFIGPKAETIRLMGDKVSAIKAMKEAGVPTVPGSNGPVPSDPVECLRVAKEIGFPVIVKAAAGGGGRGMRVVHNEGSLLKSISITQSEAGSYFGDSTVYMEKFLQNPRHVEVQVLADGQGNAIHLYDRDCSLQRRHQKVLEEAPAPMLNEESRQACLKACVDACIKINYRGAGTFEFLYEDGNFYFIEMNTRVQVEHPVTEMVTGVDIVKEQLRIASGLPLSLKQEDIKLNGHAVESRINAEDAKTFMPCPGKVEYFHAPGGMGVRVDSHLYSGYTVPPTYDSMIAKIICHAPDRTAALKRLSGALDETFIDGIKTNIELQKDLVNDPNFITGGVNIHYLEKKLGL, encoded by the coding sequence ATGCTCGATAAGGTATTGATTGCTAACCGAGGCGAAATCGCGCTACGTATTTTACGTGCGTGTAAAGAACTCGGTATCAAAACCGTTGCGGTTCATTCTAAGATTGACCGTGACTTGTTACATGTGCGCCTTGCAGACGAATCTATCTGCATCGGGCCTAACCCATCCGCTCAAAGTTATTTAAATATTCCGGCGATCATTAGCGCGGCAGAATTGACAGATACTTCTGCGATTCACCCAGGCTATGGCTTCCTTGCTGAGAATGCCGATTTTGCTGAGCAAGTGGAAAACTCTGGCTTCGTCTTCATCGGACCAAAAGCAGAGACCATTCGTCTAATGGGCGATAAAGTGTCTGCCATCAAAGCGATGAAAGAAGCGGGCGTACCGACTGTACCGGGTTCTAACGGCCCTGTGCCTAGCGATCCAGTAGAATGTCTACGCGTGGCGAAAGAAATTGGCTTTCCAGTGATTGTCAAAGCCGCCGCGGGCGGTGGTGGTCGTGGGATGCGCGTGGTTCATAACGAAGGCAGCCTACTAAAATCTATCAGCATCACTCAGTCTGAAGCGGGATCTTACTTCGGTGACAGCACGGTTTACATGGAAAAATTCCTCCAAAACCCACGCCACGTCGAAGTACAAGTATTGGCTGACGGTCAAGGCAACGCGATCCATTTATATGACCGCGACTGCTCTTTGCAACGTCGCCACCAAAAAGTATTGGAAGAAGCGCCAGCACCAATGCTAAACGAAGAATCCCGTCAGGCTTGCTTGAAAGCGTGTGTGGATGCTTGCATCAAGATCAACTATCGCGGTGCCGGTACGTTCGAATTTCTCTACGAAGATGGCAATTTCTACTTCATCGAAATGAACACTCGTGTTCAAGTAGAACACCCTGTTACAGAAATGGTAACGGGCGTCGACATTGTGAAAGAGCAACTTCGTATCGCCAGCGGCTTACCACTGTCTTTGAAACAAGAAGACATCAAGCTTAATGGTCACGCGGTTGAATCTCGTATCAACGCCGAAGACGCGAAAACCTTTATGCCTTGCCCAGGTAAAGTGGAATATTTCCATGCGCCAGGTGGTATGGGTGTTCGTGTTGACTCACATTTGTACAGTGGCTACACAGTACCACCGACCTATGACTCCATGATTGCCAAAATCATTTGTCATGCGCCTGATCGTACTGCTGCCCTAAAACGCCTTTCTGGCGCTCTAGATGAAACTTTCATCGATGGCATCAAAACCAACATAGAGCTACAAAAAGACCTAGTAAATGACCCTAATTTCATTACTGGTGGCGTTAATATCCATTATTTGGAGAAAAAACTCGGCCTATAA
- the accB gene encoding acetyl-CoA carboxylase biotin carboxyl carrier protein yields the protein MDIRKIKKLIELLEESNVYEIEIKEGEEAVRISRGGAPVQAPMMAAPMMAAPAAPVANSTAAPEAPAAITGHTVNSPMVGTYYKSSAPGAKSFIEVGQKVNAGDTICIVEAMKMMNQIEADKSGTIGAILVEDGEPVEFDQPLITII from the coding sequence ATGGACATTCGTAAAATTAAAAAACTAATCGAGCTTTTAGAAGAATCTAACGTCTACGAAATTGAAATCAAAGAAGGCGAAGAAGCCGTTCGTATTAGTCGTGGTGGTGCGCCAGTTCAAGCACCCATGATGGCCGCTCCAATGATGGCAGCGCCTGCTGCACCTGTTGCAAATTCTACTGCCGCCCCAGAAGCACCAGCGGCTATTACGGGTCACACGGTAAACTCTCCAATGGTTGGCACTTACTACAAGTCTTCTGCTCCAGGTGCTAAGTCTTTCATCGAAGTAGGCCAAAAAGTGAATGCTGGCGATACAATTTGTATCGTGGAAGCCATGAAAATGATGAACCAAATCGAAGCCGATAAATCTGGTACCATTGGCGCTATTCTTGTTGAAGACGGCGAACCAGTTGAATTTGACCAGCCTCTTATTACTATCATTTAA
- the dsbD gene encoding protein-disulfide reductase DsbD has protein sequence MRLLVLLSLLMFHGICQAFTFGPTSRLAEPEFLPVAQAFQLSISSAKEGQFVAKWQISDGYYLYQEQFNLSGEHADKLHFSPFPAGEAKEDPYYGDVIVYRDQFTLPIYYDINLAPGTQVNAILSYQGCADKGLCYAPQTMPIQFIVPALSAAAEKQRIATLANRSAADADADAYADINSIAPSEAQAVSQLISTNNLWTTLTVLFGLGLLLSLTPCVLPMVPIVSAIVVGTRHSKLGGFYYSAVYVLAMALTYAAMGGLVGMFGTQLNLQAQLQNPILLAISALLFVLLALAMFGVYEIKLPSSWQQRLQIPNNQTMPNTQTKSAWQSTISIFIAGILSTLIVSPCVSAPLAGVLLYISSQGNAWYGAMMLFVMALGMGIPLLLVGLFGPKVLPKNGEWLHDTKVFMGFGLLAMAIWLLTRWLPMSSHLYLWSALALAISGYFIHRAFRVASHPIRWFFALAFFLIGSIQFIGGATGSTNPLQPLKKLSSPSVMLEDRVIFDATITNLDELKAIVANQDTRPIVLDLYADWCISCKVLEAMFVSPDVSPLLNNVQLVRVDVTKNSAQNQALMKQFNLFGPPSLVFLDAQGKERKALTLMGEPTKSALMDRLGAVIEP, from the coding sequence ATGCGCCTACTCGTTCTACTGTCCTTATTGATGTTCCACGGCATTTGCCAAGCGTTTACGTTCGGCCCCACATCGAGACTTGCAGAACCAGAGTTTTTACCGGTTGCGCAAGCCTTCCAATTGTCAATATCATCCGCCAAAGAGGGGCAATTTGTCGCTAAATGGCAAATTAGCGACGGCTACTATTTATACCAAGAACAATTCAATCTATCGGGTGAACACGCCGATAAACTGCACTTCTCTCCCTTTCCCGCTGGAGAGGCAAAAGAAGACCCCTATTATGGTGACGTAATCGTTTATCGAGATCAATTCACTCTGCCGATTTATTACGACATCAATCTTGCACCGGGCACTCAAGTGAATGCCATTCTATCGTACCAAGGTTGCGCGGATAAAGGCTTATGCTATGCGCCGCAAACTATGCCTATCCAATTTATCGTACCGGCACTGTCAGCCGCGGCAGAAAAACAACGAATAGCCACCCTAGCTAACCGCTCAGCTGCTGATGCTGATGCTGATGCTTATGCTGACATCAATTCTATTGCGCCTTCTGAAGCGCAAGCGGTGTCTCAGCTAATCAGTACTAACAACCTATGGACCACATTGACCGTGCTATTTGGGCTGGGGTTATTGCTATCGTTAACCCCCTGTGTTTTGCCTATGGTTCCGATTGTCAGCGCGATTGTGGTTGGTACTCGCCACTCAAAACTGGGCGGCTTTTATTACAGTGCAGTGTATGTACTCGCCATGGCGTTGACCTATGCCGCAATGGGCGGGCTGGTCGGAATGTTTGGTACGCAGCTGAACTTACAAGCCCAGTTACAAAACCCTATTCTATTGGCCATTAGTGCTCTGTTGTTTGTGCTGCTCGCCTTAGCCATGTTTGGCGTCTATGAAATAAAATTGCCAAGTTCATGGCAACAGCGCCTTCAAATCCCAAACAATCAAACAATGCCAAACACTCAAACAAAGTCGGCATGGCAGTCCACTATCAGTATTTTTATCGCGGGCATTTTGTCTACGCTGATTGTTTCGCCTTGCGTATCGGCGCCGCTTGCTGGTGTTTTGCTGTACATAAGCAGCCAAGGCAACGCGTGGTATGGCGCCATGATGCTGTTTGTGATGGCGCTTGGCATGGGGATCCCACTGCTTCTCGTGGGTTTATTTGGCCCTAAAGTGTTGCCTAAAAATGGAGAGTGGCTGCACGATACTAAAGTCTTCATGGGGTTTGGGCTACTCGCTATGGCGATCTGGTTACTCACTCGCTGGCTACCGATGAGCAGCCACTTGTATCTCTGGAGCGCGCTTGCACTGGCGATAAGTGGCTATTTTATTCATCGAGCGTTTCGAGTTGCTTCGCACCCTATACGTTGGTTTTTTGCCTTGGCTTTTTTCCTGATCGGCAGCATTCAATTTATTGGCGGTGCGACGGGCAGTACTAACCCATTACAGCCCTTGAAAAAACTATCCTCCCCCTCAGTAATGCTAGAAGACAGGGTAATATTTGACGCCACCATTACCAATTTAGACGAACTCAAGGCCATTGTTGCAAACCAAGACACTCGCCCCATTGTGTTAGACCTGTATGCGGATTGGTGTATTAGCTGCAAAGTACTAGAGGCGATGTTTGTGTCACCAGACGTTTCCCCTTTGCTTAATAACGTGCAACTTGTCCGCGTCGATGTCACTAAAAATTCAGCGCAGAACCAAGCACTAATGAAGCAGTTCAATTTATTTGGCCCGCCATCGCTGGTGTTCTTAGATGCGCAAGGCAAAGAACGCAAAGCGCTCACATTAATGGGTGAACCAACAAAATCCGCGCTTATGGATAGGTTGGGCGCTGTTATTGAGCCATAA
- a CDS encoding DUF2333 family protein, with amino-acid sequence MSRLTNKLQGLKPNINVSGMGKVIASAIVLLAILLSFLGMYWSSEPDQFDVVATAKDKAAERGYLDNSKKLAVGYTTASAMHTIIETLLDKPGGFISNDIMPPGVFMDNMPAWEFGALVQSRDLARAFRKEFSRSQSQSTEDVNLKIAEPQFNFDNKSWALPSSESEYRRGNQELMEYLDRLASESNNKAQFYARADNLADWLSDVSTRLGSLSQRLSASVIDDEPQLESDENTRYVRTPWSKIDDVFYEARGTSWALIHMLRAVEVDFIFTLQDKNALVSLRQIIRELEATQVSIWSPMILNGSGFGLLANHSLVMASYVARANTAVIDLRRLLQQG; translated from the coding sequence ATGTCGCGGTTAACCAATAAATTACAGGGATTAAAGCCTAATATTAACGTTTCAGGCATGGGGAAAGTCATTGCCTCTGCTATCGTGCTGCTGGCGATACTACTGAGTTTTTTAGGCATGTACTGGAGCAGCGAACCAGATCAATTTGATGTTGTGGCAACAGCGAAAGACAAAGCCGCAGAGCGTGGTTATTTGGACAACAGTAAAAAACTGGCGGTTGGCTACACCACGGCCAGTGCCATGCATACCATTATAGAAACCTTATTGGATAAACCCGGTGGCTTTATTTCCAACGACATCATGCCGCCAGGCGTGTTTATGGACAACATGCCCGCTTGGGAGTTTGGCGCACTGGTGCAATCTCGTGATCTGGCAAGGGCTTTTCGTAAAGAATTTAGCCGTTCACAGTCTCAGTCCACCGAAGATGTGAATTTAAAAATTGCCGAACCGCAATTCAACTTTGACAACAAAAGTTGGGCCTTACCCTCTAGTGAAAGTGAATATCGCCGAGGCAATCAAGAGTTAATGGAATACCTTGATCGCTTAGCCAGTGAGTCAAACAACAAGGCGCAATTCTATGCCCGTGCTGATAACTTAGCCGATTGGCTGTCCGACGTTAGTACGCGGTTGGGCAGTTTGTCGCAACGTTTATCAGCCAGCGTGATTGATGATGAACCACAGCTGGAATCGGATGAAAACACTCGATACGTGCGGACGCCTTGGTCTAAAATCGATGATGTTTTTTATGAAGCGCGTGGTACCAGCTGGGCGTTGATTCACATGTTACGTGCGGTAGAAGTGGACTTTATCTTCACCTTGCAAGATAAAAATGCATTGGTTAGTTTACGCCAAATTATCCGCGAACTAGAAGCTACGCAAGTCAGTATCTGGTCGCCCATGATCTTAAATGGCAGTGGTTTTGGGTTATTAGCAAACCATTCCTTGGTCATGGCATCTTATGTCGCACGTGCCAATACGGCCGTGATAGACCTACGCCGTTTGCTTCAACAGGGCTAA
- a CDS encoding GNAT family N-acetyltransferase, with translation MSCYLSRGIRRAVFDDAPAILSIFQHCDLFASTGYRQANISLIDVMDWLENITDRHPILVLEEQGDVIAWCSIEPFYGLPAFDGACEISLYVLPNQQGKGIATRLFHGLETERQRLGFTHLVAYIYLSNLASQRFFKRQGFEQWGRLPNIAQNEQIKEDVLLLGKEF, from the coding sequence ATGTCATGTTATTTGAGCAGGGGTATTCGTCGGGCAGTATTTGACGATGCCCCTGCTATCCTCAGTATTTTCCAGCATTGTGATCTTTTCGCGAGCACTGGCTATCGGCAAGCAAATATCAGCCTGATAGATGTAATGGATTGGCTAGAAAACATCACAGACCGACACCCCATCTTAGTGTTGGAAGAGCAAGGGGACGTTATTGCGTGGTGCTCCATTGAGCCTTTCTACGGACTGCCCGCCTTTGACGGCGCCTGTGAAATTAGCCTTTACGTATTGCCAAATCAACAAGGAAAAGGCATCGCTACGCGATTATTTCATGGCCTAGAAACAGAACGTCAACGCCTTGGTTTTACTCATCTTGTTGCCTACATCTACCTCAGTAATCTCGCTAGCCAACGCTTTTTTAAACGTCAAGGCTTTGAGCAATGGGGACGACTGCCCAACATCGCCCAGAATGAGCAGATCAAAGAAGACGTGCTTCTGCTGGGAAAAGAGTTCTAA